A region of Betta splendens chromosome 13, fBetSpl5.4, whole genome shotgun sequence DNA encodes the following proteins:
- the LOC114868680 gene encoding extracellular calcium-sensing receptor-like yields the protein MDGDYMIGGVFSTHNSIPTVRHDYTIMPEPLRCTGSVESRELHFSRAMIFAIEEINNSTKLLPGIRLGYQIHDSCTSVPVAVKVALQLTNGLDVSYYTERNCSHSGVTLAVVGETGSGHSVAMSRIMRSFNIPQVSHFATCACLSNKQQFPSFFRTIPSDKFQADALAKLVKQFGWTWIGAVRSDSDYGNYGMASFLNAAYKEGICVEYSESFYRTQPRNRIKKVADVIRRSTAVVVVAFVAASDMRILMEELSRELSSPRQWIGSESWVTHPDMLRFTVCAGAVGFGIPRSVIPGLRDFLLDLSPTKVAASPVLTEFWEDAFNCTIKKGATTEKSVCNGSEDIQNLQNAYTDTSQLRVTNMVYKAVYAIAHAIHNDVCHEIDSTTQCDKLTKIESKQILTQLKKINFFQNGYHVSFDANGDPVAMYELVNWQKSKSGSLEMVTVGYYDASLPEGQEFHIYQNLTWMEDRTQVPISVCTDSCPSGTHKVLQKGKPICCYDCVPCPEGEISNTTDSLNCFLCPKEFWPNVKRDACLPKPVEFLSYNEVLGIILATFSIGGACLAVITATVFFRHRTSPIVRANNSELSFLLLYSLTLCFLCSLIFIGAPSEWSCMLRHAAFGITFVLCISCVLGKTLVVLMAFKETLPGSNVMKWFGPPQQRMTVVSFTFIQVLICIIWLLFHPPFPMKNLSTYKDRIILECALGSAVGFWAVLAYIGLLAVFCFVLAVLARKLPDNFNEAKLISFSMLIFCAVWITFIPAYVSSPGKFTVAVEIFAILASSFGLILCIFAPKLFIILFKPEKNTKKHVMNNK from the exons ATGGATGGAGACTATATGATTGGAGGAGTGTTTTCCACCCATAACAGCATTCCCACAGTGAGGCATGACTACACCATCATGCCTGAGCCACTGAGGTGCACAGGAAG TGTTGAATCCCGTGAACTACATTTCTCACGTGCAATGATCTTTGCCATTGAGGAGataaacaacagcacaaagctGCTTCCAGGCATCAGGCTTGGTTATCAGATCCACGACTCGTGCACATCGGTTCCAGTGGCAGTGAAAGTGGCCTTGCAACTTACAAATGGACTGGATGTGTCCTATTATACTGAGAGAAATTGCTCCCACTCTGGTGTGACATTGGCAGTTGTTGGTGAAACTGGGTCTGGTCACTCCGTCGCCATGTCACGCATCATGAGGTCTTTTAACATTCCGCaa GTGAGCCACTTTGCCACTTGTGCATGTTTGTCCAATAAGCAGCAGTTCCCCAGTTTCTTCAGAACAATTCCCAGTGATAAGTTTCAAGCTGATGCACTGGCTAAACTGGTAAAGCAGTTTGGCTGGACTTGGATTGGAGCTGTCCGATCAGATTCAGATTATGGAAACTATGGGATGGCATCTTTCCTGAATGCAGCATACAAAGAGGGGATCTGTGTGGAATACTCTGAATCTTTCTATCGTACCCAACCACGTAACAGGATAAAGAAAGTGGCTGATGTTATTCGCAG GTCAACAGCTGTCGTTGTTGTGGCATTTGTGGCTGCTAGTGACATGAGGATTCTGATGGAGGAGCTTTCTCGTGAACTTTCTTCACCTCGTCAGTGGATAGGCAGCGAGTCCTGGGTAACTCACCCAGACATGCTgagatttacagtatgtgctggaGCTGTGGGGTTTGGTATCCCTCGATCTGTCATCCCAGGTCTGAGAGACTTCCTGCTGGATCTGTCTCCGACTAAAGTGGCAGCTTCCCCAGTATTAACAGAGTTCTGGGAGGATGCCTTCAACTGCACTATCAAGAAAG GTGCTACAACAGAAAAGAGTGTATGCAATGGAAGTGAAGACATACAGAATCTCCAGAACGCCTACACTGACACATCTCAGCTCCGTGTCACCAACATGGTGTACAAGGCTGTTTATGCAATAGCTCATGCCATTCATAATGATGTGTGTCATGAGATTGATTCTACAACTCAGTGTGACAAACTCACAAAAATAGAGTCCAAACAG ATTCTTACTCAACTGAAGAAAATCAACTTCTTTCAAAATGGCTATCATGTGTCGTTTGATGCCAATGGGGATCCTGTGGCCATGTATGAGCTGGTTAACTGGCAGAAAAGTAAGAGTGGCAGCCTTGAGATGGTGACAGTAGGATACTATGATGCTTCACTGCCAGAGGGCCAAGAGTTCCACATCTACCAGAACCTCACCTGGAtggaggacaggacacag GTGCCTATATCAGTGTGCACTGACAGCTGTCCTTCAGGAACTCATAAAgtgctgcagaaaggaaaaccCATCTGTTGTTATGACTGTGTCCCATGTCCTGAGGGAGAaattagcaacaccacag ATTCACTCAATTGTTTCCTTTGCCCAAAAGAATTCTGGCCTAATGTAAAGAGAGACGCTTGTTTACCAAAGCCTGTGGAGTTTCTCTCTTACAACGAGGTTCTAGGAATCATCTTGGCTACATTCTCCATTGGTGGAGCTTGTCTTGCTGTTATAACTGCAACTGTGTTCTTCCGTCACAGAACCTCCCCCATAGTCAgggccaacaactctgagctgagcttcctgctgctctactCTTTGACTCTGTGCTTCTTATGCTCATTAATTTTCATTGGAGCCCCCTCAgagtggtcctgcatgctgagacacGCAGCGTTTGGCATCACCTTCGTCCTCTGCATCTCTTGTGTTCTGGGGAAAACTCTAGTTGTGTTGATGGCCTTCAAAGAAACACTACCAGGAAGCAATGTCATGAAGTGGTTTGGTCCTCCACAGCAAAGAATGACTGTGGTGTCTTTCACATTTATCCAAGTTTTAATCTGCATTATTTGGTTGCTTTTTCATCCACCATTTCCAATGAAGAATTTAAGCACATACAAGGACAGAATCATCCTGGAGTGTGCATTAGGTTCAGCAGTTGGGTTCTGGGCTGTGCTGGCCTACATAGGCCTGCttgctgtgttttgctttgtgttggcTGTTTTAGCTCGAAAACTACCTGATAATTTCAATGAAGCCAAGTTGATCAGCTTCAGCATGTTGATATTCTGTGCAGTCTGGATCACCTTTATTCCAGCTTATGTCAGCTCTCCTGGAAAATTTACTGTGGCTGTGGAGATATTTGCTATTCTGGCCTCCAGTTTTGGATTAATACTGTGCATatttgctccaaagctttttattatattgtttaaACCAGAGAAAAACACCAAGAAACATGTTATGAACAACAAGTAA
- the LOC114868607 gene encoding extracellular calcium-sensing receptor-like, producing the protein MDGDYIIGGAFSIHYNMLPVKHNYTTKPEPLSCTGRIEPRELRFSRAMIFAIQEINNSTKLLPGIRLGYQIHDSCASIPMAVKVAFQLSSGLDSVFYTSDNCSQSGMVMAVVGESASGQSIAMSRIIGSFNVPQVSHFATCACLSNKHQYPSFLRTIPSDQFQADALAKLVKQFGWTWIGAVRSDSDYGNNGMASFLNAAQKEGICVEYSESFYRYHPLTRIKRVANVIRRSTAVVVVAFVSFADMKVLLEEMSLGPSPPRQWIGSESWVTHPDMLKFTFCSGAVGFGIPRSTIPGLRGFLLDLSPSKVTASPILTEFWEDAFNCRLEKSSSMDKSACNGSEDIHTLQSPYTDTSQLRITNMVYKAAYAIAHAIHDAVCQEIDSKTQCDKLTRIESKQILTELKKVNFSQNGYNVSFDANGDPVAMYELVNWQKGKSGSLEMVTVGYYDASRPKGQEFHIYQNLTWMEDRTEVPVSVCTDSCPPGTHKVLQKGKPICCFDCVPCPEGEISNTTDSRNCLVCPKEFWPNAERDTCLPKPVEFLSYNEFLGIILATFSVGGACLAVITATVFFRHRTSAIVRANNSELSFLLLFSLTLCFLCSLTFIGAPSEWSCMLRHTVFGITFVLCISCVLGKTLVVLMAFKATLPGRNAMKWFGPPQQKMTVVSFTFIQVLICTVWLILNPPFPIKNLSTYKDRIILECALGSAIGFWAVLSYIGLLAVFCFVLAVLARKLPDNFNEAKFITFSMLIFCAVWITFIPAYVTSPGKFTVAVEIFAILASSFGLILCIFAPKCFIIVFKPEKNTKKHLMTRRNF; encoded by the exons ATGGATGGTGATTATATTATTGGAGGGGCTTTCTCCATTCACTACAACATGCTGCCAGTAAAGCACAACTACACCACCAAGCCTGAGCCACTAAGTTGCACGGGGAG AATTGAACCTCGTGAGCTACGCTTCTCACGTGCAATGATCTTTGCCATTCAGGAGATTAACAATAGTACAAAGCTGCTTCCAGGCATCAGGCTCGGTTATCAAATTCACGACTCCTGTGCCTCAATTCCCATGGCTGTAAAAGTGGCCTTCCAGCTTTCAAGTGGCCTAGATTCAGTGTTTTACACTAGTGACAACTGCTCCCAGTCGGGTATGGTGATGGCTGTTGTTGGTGAGTCTGCATCTGGGCAGTCCATTGCCATGTCACGCATCATTGGGTCATTTAATGTTCCTCAA GTGAGCCACTTCGCTACTTGTGCGTGTTTGTCAAATAAGCATCAATATCCCAGTTTTCTCAGAACAATCCCCAGCGATCAGTTCCAGGCTGATGCACTGGCCAAGCTGGTGAAGCAGTTTGGCTGGACTTGGATCGGTGCTGTCCGATCAGACTCAGACTATGGGAACAATGGCATGGCATCTTTCCTGAATGCAGCACAAAAAGAGGGGATCTGTGTGGAATACTCTGAATCTTTTTATCGTTATCATCCACTTACCAGAATCAAAAGAGTGGCCAATGTCATCCGCAG GTCAACAGCTGTGGTCGTTGTGGCATTTGTATCCTTTGCAGACATGAAGGTTCTGCTGGAAGAAATGTCTCTTGGCCCTTCTCCACCTCGCCAGTGGATAGGCAGTGAGTCGTGGGTAACTCACCCTGACATGCTAAAGTTCACCTTTTGTTCTGGAGCTGTTGGGTTTGGTATCCCAAGATCTACCATCCCAGGTCTCAGAGGCTTCTTGCTAGATCTCTCTCCCTCTAAAGTGACAGCCTCCCCAATTTTAACAGAGTTTTGGGAAGATGCTTTCAACTGTAGACTGGAAAAAA GTTCTTCCATGGACAAGAGTGCATGTAATGGGAGTGAAGACATACACACTCTCCAGAGCCCGTACACTGACACATCTCAGCTTCGTATCACTAACATGGTGTACAAGGCTGCTTATGCAATAGCTCATGCCATTCATGATGCTGTGTGTCAGGAGATTGATTCTAAAACTCAGTGTGACAAACTCACCAGAATAGAGTCCAAACAG ATTCTAACTGAGCTGAAGAAAGTCAACTTCTCCCAAAATGGTTATAATGTGTCGTTTGATGCCAATGGGGATCCTGTGGCCATGTATGAGCTGGTTAACTGGCAGAAAGGTAAGAGTGGCAGCCTTGAGATGGTGACAGTAGGATACTATGACGCTTCACGGCCAAAGGGCCAAGAGTTCCACATCTACCAGAACCTCACCTGGATGGAGGACAGGACAGAG GTGCCTGTCTCAGTGTGCACTGACAGCTGTCCTCCAGGAACTCATAAAGTGCTGCAGAAGGGAAAACCCAtctgttgttttgactgtgtccCATGTCCTGAAGGAGAGattagcaacaccacag ATTCACGCAATTGTCTTGTTTGCCCAAAGGAGTTCTGGCCTaatgcagagagagacactTGTTTACCGAAGCCTGTGGAGTTTCTCTCTTACAACGAGTTTCTAGGAATCATCTTGGCTACATTCTCCGTTGGTGGAGCTTGTCTTGCTGTTATAACAGCAACTGTATTCTTCCGTCACAGAACCTCCGCCATAGTCAGagccaacaactctgagctgagcttcctgctgctcttttcctTGACTCTGTGCTTCCTATGCTCATTAACTTTCATTGGCGCCCCCTCAgagtggtcctgcatgctgagacacacagtgtTTGGCATTACCTTTGTCCTCTGCATCTCTTGTGTTCTGGGGAAAACTCTAGTTGTGTTAATGGCCTTCAAAGCGACACTACCAGGCCGCAATGCCATGAAGTGGTTTGGTCCTCCACAGCAAAAAATGACTGTGGTGTCTTTCACATTCATCCAAGTTTTAATCTGCACAGTGTGGTTAATTCTTAATCCTCCTTTTCCCATCAAAAACCTCTCAACGTACAAAGACAGAATCATCCTGGAGTGTGCATTGGGTTCAGCAATTGGGTTCTGGGCTGTGCTGAGCTACATAGGCCTGCTTGCTgtattttgctttgttttggctGTCCTAGCCCGAAAACTACCTGATAATTTCAATGAAGCCAagttcatcaccttcagcatgctGATATTTTGTGCAGTCTGGATCACCTTCATTCCAGCTTATGTCACCTCTCCTGGGAAATTTACTGTGGCTGTGGAGATATTTGCTATTCTGGCCTCTAGTTTTGGATTAATACTGTGCATATTTGCTCCAAAGTGTTTTATTATAGTGTttaaaccagaaaaaaacaccaAGAAACATTTGATGACCAGACGTAATTTCTAG
- the LOC114868677 gene encoding extracellular calcium-sensing receptor-like, with product MNGDYVIGGVFSIHYNIKAVKYNYTTKPEPLQCTGRIDSRELRFSRAMIFAIEEINNSSKLLPGIRLGYQIHDSCASVPMTATVAFHLLNGLDSGFKNKDNCSQSGIVMAVVGESGSTPSIGMSRIIGSFNIPQVSHFATCTCLSNKQQFPSFFRTIPSDKFQAYALAKLVKQFGWTWIGAVRSDSDYGNYGMASFLNAAYKEGICVEYSESFYRTQPRSRIQRVADIIRRSTAVVVVAFAAFGDMKILMEELSLEPSPPRQWIGSEAWVTDPDMLRFTFCAGAMGIGIPRSIIPGLRHFLLNLPPTKVAASPVLTEFWENAFNCRREKISATDKNICNGSEDIQTLQVPYTDTSQLRITNMVYKAVYAIAHAIHEAVCQEINSTTQCDKLNRTESTQILSKLKKVNFSQNGYHVSFDANGDPVAMYELVNWQKSKSGSLEMMTVGYYDASLPEGQELHIYQNLTWMEDSKEVPVSVCTDSCPPGTHKILQKGKPICCYDCVPCPDGEISNTTDSLNCFLCPKEFWPNAERDTCLPKPVEFLSYHEVLGIILAIFSISGACLAVITATVLFRHRTSPIVRANNSELSFLLLFSLTLCFLCSLTFIGPPSEWSCMLRHTAFGITFVLCISCVLGKTLVVLMAFKATLPGSNVMKWFGPPQQRMTVVSFTFIQVLICIIWLLLRPPFPMKNLSTYKDRIILECALGSAVGFWAVLGYIGLLAVFCFVLAVLARKLPDNFNEAKLITFSMLIFCAVWITFIPAYVSSPGKFTVAVEIFAILASSFGLILCIFAPKCFIILFKPEKNTKKHVMKK from the exons ATGAATGGTGACTATGTTATTGGTGGGGTCTTCTCCATTCACTACAACATCAAGGCAGTAAAGTACAACTACACCACCAAGCCGGAGCCATTGCAGTGCACAGGGAG AATTGACTCCCGTGAGCTGCGCTTCTCACGTGCAATGATCTTTGCCATCGAGGAAATTAACAATAGCTCAAAGCTCCTTCCAGGCATCCGACTGGGTTATCAGATCCATGACTCCTGTGCCTCGGTCCCCATGACAGCCACAGTGGCCTTCCATCTTTTAAATGGCCTGGACTCTGGGTTTAAGAACAAAGATAACTGCTCACAGTCTGGCATCGTGATGGCCGTGGTTGGTGAGTCTGGGTCCACACCATCCATCGGCATGTCACGCATCATTGGGTCCTTTAACATTCCTCAG GTGAGCCACTTTGCCACCTGTACATGTTTGTCCAATAAGCAGCAGTTCCCTAGTTTCTTCAGAACTATCCCCAGTGATAAGTTTCAAGCATATGCATTGGCCAAGTTGGTGAAGCAGTTTGGCTGGACCTGGATCGGTGCTGTCCGATCAGACTCAGACTATGGGAATTATGGCATGGCATCTTTTCTGAATGCAGCTTACAAAGAGGGGATCTGTGTGGAATACTCTGAATCATTCTATCGTACCCAACCACGTAGCAGGATCCAAAGAGTGGCTGATATCATTCGAAG GTCaacagctgtggttgttgtagcaTTTGCAGCCTTTGGTGACATGAAGATACTGATGGAGGAGCTGTCTCTTGAGCCTTCACCACCTCGCCAGTGGATAGGCAGCGAGGCCTGGGTAACGGACCCAGATATGCTGAGGTTCACCTTCTGTGCTGGCGCCATGGGAATAGGCATCCCACGATCTATCATCCCAGGTCTGAGACACTTTCTTCTGAATCTCCCTCCTACTAAAGTGGCAGCCTCCCCGGTACTAACAGAGTTCTGGGAGAATGCCTTCAACTGCAGACGGGAAAAAA TTTCTGCCACAGACAAGAATATTTGCAATGGAAGTGAAGACATACAAACACTCCAAGTGCCGTACACTGACACATCTCAGCTCCGTATAACTAACATGGTGTACAAGGCTGTTTATGCAATAGCCCATGCCATTCATGAGGCTGTGTGTCAGGAGATTAATTCTACAACTCAGTGTGACAAACTCAACAGGACAGAGTCCACACAG ATTCTGTCAAAGCTGAAGAAAGTCAACTTTTCTCAAAATGGTTATCATGTGTCGTTTGATGCCAACGGGGATCCTGTGGCCATGTATGAGCTGGTTAACTGGCAGAAAAGTAAAAGTGGCAGCTTGGAGATGATGACAGTAGGATACTATGACGCTTCACTGCCAGAGGGCCAAGAGCTCCACATCTACCAGAACCTCACCTGGATGGAGGACAGTAAAGAG GTGCCTGTCTCAGTGTGCACTGACAGCTGTCCTCCAGGAACTCATAAAATCCTGCAGAAGGGAAAACCCATATGTTGTTATGACTGTGTCCCATGTCCTGATGGAGAGattagcaacaccacag ATTCACTTAATTGTTTCCTTTGCCCAAAAGAATTCTGGCCTAATGCAGAAAGAGACACTTGTTTACCAAAGCCTGTGGAGTTTCTTTCTTACCACGAGGTTCTAGGAATCATTTTGGCTATATTCTCCATTAGTGGAGCTTGTCTGGCTGTTATAACAGCAACTGTGTTGTTCCGTCATAGAACGTCCCCCATAGTCAGagccaacaactctgagctgagcttcctgctgctcttctctttGACTCTGTGCTTCTTATGCTCATTGACTTTCATTGGACCCCCCTCAgagtggtcctgcatgctgagacacacagcgTTTGGCATCACCTTCGTCCTCTGCATCTCTTGCGTTCTGGGGAAAACTCTAGTAGTGTTAATGGCGTTCAAAGCGACACTACCAGGCAGCAATGTCATGAAGTGGTTTGGTCCTCCACAGCAGAGAATGACTGTGGTGTCTTTTACATTTATCCAAGTTTTAATCTGCATTATTTGGTTGCTTCTTCGACCACCATTTCCAATGAAGAATTTAAGCACATACAAGGACAGAATCATCCTGGAGTGTGCATTAGGTTCAGCAGTTGGGTTCTGGGCTGTGCTGGGCTACATAGGCCTGCttgctgtgttttgctttgtgttggcTGTTTTAGCTCGAAAACTACCTGATAATTTCAATGAAGCCAAGTTGATCACCTTCAGCATGTTGATATTCTGTGCAGTCTGGATCACCTTCATTCCAGCGTATGTCAGCTCTCCTGGGAAATTTACTGTGGCTGTGGAGATATTTGCTATTCTAGCCTCCAGTTTTGGATTAATACTGTGCATATTTGCTCCAAAgtgttttattatattgtttaaACCAGAGAAAAACACCAAGAAACATGTAATGAAAAAATAA